A region from the Aphis gossypii isolate Hap1 chromosome 1, ASM2018417v2, whole genome shotgun sequence genome encodes:
- the LOC114128964 gene encoding trichoplein keratin filament-binding protein-like yields MSQKSCNNNRRSNPAKMYEALHKKRAAECEAREQWAGVTQYFKTWENNSNKFTNWTSPQYYKKSSELQLEMRRREQRKLEEEQEELEKWRKKLRDRQLEDEEFKKGQMKKKPVPLSRPNSAGQKTPCEEMAMELKRKHDAVTDREIELRLHVRSKSCDPKQAKQYVMRERERSSESSWDDRMKEKKSADLKRREQSEHEQRLNEEQSAANRLAEEEKHRTRQTRSSQLKDELVGRVAELKNRSDRCDELKRLESAYLTLQGQVEDVERSNEKLDRKKIQSLSRAKALRQYLTTLKQRSKEVVEFLREDRKLLDDLVSTVRSSNASGSINLGGMVNELKDLYNQYEDDESQRLYLMDFMFEEEARNMWRSQEERWRREHALRKTGIDNLFSAIKTQLEENIDKCLDEQRILISEREELISIIEKGNDELKRLEAESAEFYEQYPDYCSSDNNNNDEIQSSDSTDYRKFEKTALKVMDREQKLLAEMARMNLLDDSKLTDHRRKKSVW; encoded by the exons ATGAGTCAAAAGAGCTGCAATAACAACCGTCGGTCGAATCCCGCAAAAATGTACGAGGCATTGCACAAGAAGCGTGCGGCCGAGTGCGAAGCCAGAGAACAGTGGGCCGGCGTGACGCAGTACTTCAAGACATGGGAAAACAACTCGAATAAGTTCACCAATTGGACTTCGCCGCAGTATTACAAAAAAAG TTCTGAGCTTCAATTGGAAATGCGAAGACGGGAGCAACGAAAACTCGAGGAAGAACAAGAAGAATTGGAAAAGTGGCGCAAAAAATTACGGGACAGACAGCTCGAAGACGAAGAATTTaag AAAGggcaaatgaaaaaaaaacccgtaCCACTGTCGAGGCCGAATTCAGCCGGACAAAAAACACCTTGCGAAGAAATGGCAATGGAATTAAAACGCAAACACGACGCCGTCACGGACAGGGAGATCGAGTTGAGACTTCACGTGCGATCCAAATCGTGCGATCCTAAACAGGCCAAACAA TATGTAATGCGAGAACGTGAACGGTCGTCAGAGTCTTCGTGGGACGACCGGATGAAGGAGAAAAAGTCAGCGGATCTAAAACGGCGAGAACAATCAGAACACGAGCAGCGGTTGAACGAGGAACAATCTGCAGCCAATAGATTGGCCGAAGAGGAAAAACATAGGACACGACAGACTCGATCGTCTCAATTAAAAGACGAACTTGTCGGTCGTGTGGCGGAATTAAA AAATCGTTCAGACCGATGCGATGAGCTCAAGAGATTGGAGTCTGCATACTTGACATTGCAAGGCCAGGTGGAAGACGTGGAGCGTAGTAATGAAAAGTTGGATCGAAAAAAGATTCAAAGTTTATccag GGCAAAAGCGCTTCGCCAATACCTGACTACACTAAAGCAAAGGTCCAAGGAAGTGGTTGAGTTTTTACGAGAAGACCGTAAGCTTTTAGATGACTTGGTTTCAACAGTGCGCAGCTCGAACGCCTCAGGGTCCATTAATCTAGGTGGTATGGTAAATGAGCTGAAAGATTTGTACAATCAGTACGAAGATGATGAGAGCCAGCGACTGTACTTGATGGACTTTATGTTTGA AGAAGAAGCTCGAAACATGTGGCGGTCACAAGAGGAACGGTGGCGGAGAGAACATGCGTTACGCAAGACTGGAATAGATAACTTATTTTCTGCAATAAAAACCCAA TTGGAAGAAAATATAGACAAATGTTTGGATGAACAACGTATCTTGATCAGTGAACGAGAAGAGTTGATCAGTATCATTGAAAAAGGCAATGACGAATTGAAACGGTTGGAAGCAGAGTCAGCTGAGTTTTATGAACAGTATCCAGACTATTGCAGCAgtgacaataataacaatgatgaAATACAATCATcg GATTCTACGGACtatagaaaatttgaaaagaCTGCTTTGAAGGTAATGGATCGCGAACAAAAATTGTTGGCAGAAATGGCTCGAATGAATTTGTTGGATGATTCCAAATTAACA GATCATAGAAGAAAGAAATCAGTTTGGTAA
- the LOC114128962 gene encoding required for meiotic nuclear division protein 1 homolog yields the protein MFCFTAVRACRPCSSLWPSVVLPAVIRRQSLNTRSSPATAATQSQSGIKKRVQRRKLPVIAENAGQQHGFWCVSAFSTAEEFRLEQLSAALSKTNMYEPTCLYSGSDDGAESTPADVVHAVSKFHVTNEPRHLYFFREGSVVGWNVSDLEVSSLINFVAEHEIGSYDEHIVMNERESMYYAYTNDKKSSIQKGNVYLIGDDVTASDLDRYTFSNAMAHSVKLGTWEALLEEYIDSVEVVTQDLQNGLPIRITRKEVMKKTGELFGLRHRINLSSDLLDLPDFYWEREHLETFYRSTCNYFSISTRLKTMNMKINHCLELVELLSHHLSDKHHIRLEWMIIVLIMVEVGFEIIHYAQLFIK from the exons atgttcTGCTTTACGGCGGTTCGTGCGTGTAGACCGTGTAGTAGTCTATGGCCGTCAGTCGTTTTACCAGCCGTGATCAGACGTCAAAGCCTGAACACTCGAAGTTCGCCCGCCACAGCCGCGACGCAATCCCAAAGCGGCATTAAAAAACGCGTCCAACGCCGGAAGCTGCCGGTCATCGCTGAAAACGCGGGTCAGCAACATGGC TTTTGGTGCGTATCGGCGTTCTCGACTGCCGAAGAGTTTCGCCTAGAACAACTGTCGGCGGCGTTGTCCAAGACAAACATGTACGAGCCCACGTGCCTGTACAGTGGTTCCGATGACGGCGCAG aatctaCACCGGCCGACGTCGTTCACGCCGTGTCCAAATTTCACGTAACCAACGAGCCCagacatttgtattttttccgCGAAGGCTCGGTTGTAGGATGGAACGTGTCAGATCTCGAAGTCAGCAGCCTCATTAATTTCGTCGCCGAACACGAGATCGGGTCCTATGACGAACACATTGTCATGAATGAGAGAGAAAGCATGTATTATGCATACACAAACGACAA AAAAAGTTCGATTCAAAAAGGTAATGTGTATTTGATCGGCGATGACGTGACGGCATCCGACTTGGACCGGTACACGTTCTCCAACGCAATGGCGCACAGCGTGAAGCTGGGCACATGGGAAGCGCTGCTCGAGGAGTACATAGATTCCGTCGAGGTCGTCACACAA gACCTACAAAATGGACTGCCCATCCGGATCACCAGAAAAGAAGTCATGAAGAAAACCGGTGAACTGTTTGGACTGAGACACAGGATCAATTTAAGTTCTGATCTCCTTGATTTGCCAGATTTTTATTGGGAACGAGAACACTTGGAAACGTTTTATCGTTCAACGTGTAACTATTTCAGCATATCTACGCGGCTCAAG ACAATGAACATGAAAATAAACCATTGCCTAGAACTCGTCGAGCTCCTGTCACACCATTTGAGCGACAAACATCACATTAGACTGGAATGGATGATCATCGTGTTGATCATGGTCGAGGTTGGCTTCGAAATCATTCACTATGCTCAGTTGTTCATCAAATGA
- the LOC114128963 gene encoding vacuolar-sorting protein SNF8 has translation MRRRAGVGAIQKQKLEQEKYKDKGTVIQENQFEQMTKQMEVFRGNLEEFATKYKNEIKKNSQFRRQFQEMCASIGVDPLASGKGFWSVLGIGDFYYELAVQIVEVCMATSYKNGGIIGLDELRDRLIKARGRNIQHQDITVDDLLSAAKKLKIFGNGFCIIPVGKGQYMVQSVPGELSMDQTAVLKLLSSSGSPCVSLSSLKQQLKWEETRAVNVISQMVIEGLCWVDSQNDGEFSYWFPSMFNECITS, from the exons atgaggCGGCGAGCCGGCGTCGGTGccattcaaaaacaaaaattagaaCAAGAAAAGTACAAGGACAAAGGGACTGTGATTCAAGAGAATCAGTTTGAACAGATGACCAAACAAATGGAAGTGTTCCGCGGGAATCTGGAGGAATTCGCCACCAAGTACAAAAACGAAATCAAGAAAAACTCTCAGTTCAGGAGACAGTTTCAAGAGATGTGCGCATCTATCGGTGTCGATCCGTTGGCTTCGGGCAAGGGTTTTTGGTCCGTTCTGGGCATCGGTGATTTTTATTACGAATTGGCCGTTCAAATTGTTGAAGTGTGCATGGCAACCAGTTACAAGAACGGTGGCATCATTGGGTTGGACGAACTTAGGGATCGTCTG ATAAAAGCCAGGGGTCGCAACATACAGCACCAAGATATTACAGTCGATGATCTGCTGAGTGCCGCTAAGAAGCTAAAAATATTCGGCAATGGTTTTTGCATTATACCTGTTGGCAAAGGTCAGTACATGGTTCAATCTGTGCCTGGAGAACTAAGCATGGACCAGACGGCTGTGCTCAAACTTCTGTCATCTTCTGGCAGCCCTTGTGTCAGTCTTTCATCCCTTAAACAGCAACTCAAATGGGAAGAAACGAGGGCCGTCAACGTCATCAGTCAAATGGTGATTGAAGGTCTGTGCTGGGTAGATAGTCAAAATGATGGTGAATTCTCATACTGGTTCCCCAGCATGTTCAATGAATGCATAACGTCATGA